The genomic window TCGCGGCGCAGCGCGTCCCGCGGTTGCTCTCCCGGCTCGATCTTGCCGCCGGGGAACTCCCATTTCAAAGGAAAGGGTTGATGGCGTGTGCGCTGGCAGACGAGAATTTTGTCGTGCTGCAGGATGAAGGCGGCGGCAACGCGTTTGATCGGACTGCCGCGACCCGTGTGGCCGGTGACGGTGCGACTCATCCGTGGGTCTCAAGCGCGCGTCCGACCAGCGCGGCGCAATGCTCCACGAGCTTGCGATCGTCGGCGTTGAAGGCGGCGGGGAAGTGGCTGTCAATGTCGATCTCGCCCACCACTTGACCACGCACGAATATGGGCGCGACGATCTCCGACTTGGTTTCGAGCGAGCAGGCGAGATAGCGGGGATCGCTGTTGACATCGTCCACCACCACCGTCTTGCCGGTGGAGGCGGCGGCGCCGCAGATGCCCTGGTTGAGTTGAATGCGGGTGTGCGGCGTCATGCTGCCGACGAAGCGCCCCAGTTGCAACACGCGCTCGCCACCATCTTCATGGATCATGTAGAAGCCGACCCAGTTGTACTTGAGCATGCGCTGGTGCAGCCGCTCGCAGATGGATTTCATGAGCGCGTCTGCGCTGGGTGCCGAGCGTGCCGCCTCATCCACTTCCCGCACCACGTCAGTCGGTTTGGCGGTAGGACTCATACCGTTATTAAAGCGGAAAGCAGTGGCTAGTGGCTAGTAGTTAGTGGCTAGG from Terriglobales bacterium includes these protein-coding regions:
- a CDS encoding GAF domain-containing protein yields the protein MSPTAKPTDVVREVDEAARSAPSADALMKSICERLHQRMLKYNWVGFYMIHEDGGERVLQLGRFVGSMTPHTRIQLNQGICGAAASTGKTVVVDDVNSDPRYLACSLETKSEIVAPIFVRGQVVGEIDIDSHFPAAFNADDRKLVEHCAALVGRALETHG